One Leishmania panamensis strain MHOM/PA/94/PSC-1 chromosome 24 sequence genomic region harbors:
- a CDS encoding protein kinase, putative (TriTrypDB/GeneDB-style sysID: LpmP.24.0220): MEGISEKLFQEPFPAQLKRERSGSYATEGGSPISPHLQRLRLRPTSSKVSAAADGDGEEVQHGRQHAEPELFELTPLGGSANTSVCATRFGVEGLRIGRDPDCCDLVLPLNAVSRLHCVLSVLGNDVFVHDNSFNGTFINGRRVGRGRCSVLHPRDKLSFLNPTLEEASRCAFEFAPLSELSSSGFTAVEGLQRYELGPVLGQGSSAAVRLGIDRETGAPVAIKLIERKHFGSEEAAASLHTEIKIMRSMDHPHVVRVVDAFEGGGCVALVMEYVRGGDLFDYVVGRGRNPFTEAEARHLFGQLLEAVLYIRSRSIIHCDLKPENVLVEVVRRGAEDDVVTTFASASATASDLAPSVLQTDGDAALSVVDDHQAEAKALSPYDVRLKLADFGSARYEGGGAAGGKPETTSAGTLVYAAPELARSRVDGTPLQGITAAVDVWSLGVLLYILCSGTVPKHPQCEAAVAFNRSMAHLSALCKDLIARMMTTDASLRPSLAEVCHHPWLDGVTIGGAPDRSALDNKDPLLATAASSPCFPQTSKPF; encoded by the coding sequence ATGGAGGGCATCTCTGAGAAACTTTTTCAGGAGCCCTTCCCTGCTCAACTCAAGCGAGAGCGCTCTGGCTCCTACGCCACTGAGGGAGGTAGCCCGATTTCACCGCATCTGCAGCGACTTCGGCTTCGGCCAACGTCTTCTAAAGtcagtgccgctgcggacggcgacggcgaagaAGTTCAGCATGGTCGGCAGCATGCCGAGCCAGAACTCTTCGAGCTCACTCCCCTTGGTGGATCTGCCAACACAAGCGTGTGTGCAACGCGCTTTGGTGTAGAGGGCCTTCGTATTGGGCGCGACCCCGACTGTTGTGACCTGGTGCTCCCCTTAAACGCAGTCTCGCGGCTTCATTGTGTGCTCTCTGTCCTTGGCAATGATGTGTTCGTGCACGACAACAGCTTCAACGGGACTTTCATCAATGGCCGCCGAGTGGGGCGCGGACGATGCTCGGTGTTGCATCCACGAGACAAGCTTTCGTTCCTGAACCCCACACTGGAGGAGGCAAGCCGCTGCGCGTTCGAGTTTGCGCCGCTATCAGAGCTCTCCTCATCAGGCTTTACAGCAGTGGAGGGGCTGCAGCGGTACGAACTGGGGCCAGTGCTGGGTCAGGGGAGCTCGGCGGCAGTGCGGCTTGGTATAGACCGGGAGACGGGGGCACCAGTCGCTATCAAGCTGATCGAGCGTAAGCACTTCGGCTCTGAGGAGGCCGCGGCCTCACTCCACACGGAGATTAAAATAATGCGCAGCATGGATCACCCCCATGTTGTGCGGGTTGTTGATGCGTTTGAGGGAGGTGGTTGTGTCGCCTTGGTCATGGAGTacgtgcgcggcggcgacctaTTTGACTACGTTGTCGGGCGCGGACGCAACCCCTTCACCGAGGCTGAGGCACGTCACCTCTTCGGGCAGCTACTCGAGGCCGTTTTGTACATTCGAAGCCGCAGCATAATCCATTGCGACCTCAAGCCGGAGAACGTGCTCGTAGAAGTCGTCAGGCGAGGAGCCGAGGATGACGTTGTCACAACCTTCGCCTCGGCATCGGCGACTGCAAGTGATCTAGCGCCGTCGGTACTGCAGACCGATGGCGACGCTGCACTCTCCGTCGTAGACGATCACcaggcagaggcgaaggcTCTTTCACCATACGACGTGAGGCTCAAGCTGGCCGACTTTGGCAGTGCGAGGtacgaaggcggcggcgcagcgggcggAAAGCCAGAgaccaccagcgccggcacGCTAGTCTACGCTGCGCCAGAGCTGGCGCGCTCTCGTGTAGACGGGACACCGTTGCAAGGGATCACTGCGGCAGTGGATGTGTGGTCTCTGGGTGTGCTGCTATACATTCTCTGTTCTGGCACGGTACCCAAGCACCCCCAGTGCGAGGCCGCCGTCGCTTTCAACCGGTCCATGGCGCATCTCTCGGCGCTTTGCAAGGATCTCATTGCGCGCATGATGACAACTGACGCATCGCtgcgcccctctctcgccgaGGTGTGCCATCACCCTTGGCTCGACGGCGTCACGATCGGCGGCGCACCGGACAGAAGTGCGCTAGACAACAAAGACCCCTTgttggcgacagcggcatcTTCGCCGTGCTTTCCGCAGACTTCGAAACCGTTTTAG
- a CDS encoding WD repeat protein (TriTrypDB/GeneDB-style sysID: LpmP.24.0230): protein MESSTDVVCTVEVPPPVTAVSRPSSTAAAEEPASYQETERFCTWRKHVRDLYQHLFHIDLVWESPVAQLMPYVTTKSGLTTHTILSGTRTGGQEQSYIQLLSATVPQDTQVLDGSGAAYSEATGEVGGYGMAPHACGLSIERRILHDGDVLTARYMPANPLLIASSSSNGSLYVFDWSRVSLGRFPNEPSRPRAPLPPNELSSGATEEERIQYQKRMRALNVVATEQDRWDRRTGEGQHVLTLKGGNGASENLDWSTNAEGQVVSGSTGRVCVWHVANLSKDDSRQVDPSKVFLLEDEEASVTHVNFSWTSPDAFVAASSTGAVYFNDVRMQHTTEVFFIENAATSLALSPLDGSALLVGDALGNVLFFDLRQSSKAVQVDRLHSGEVTAIEWCPHSRHLFSSGGHDGVVCIYNQTRHKTLFKHWGHTDVIMDLGWNWQEDGAGQLVSTDSNAIMLWRPRDFFYCA, encoded by the coding sequence ATGGAGTCCAGCACCGATGTCGTATGCACCGTCgaagtgccgccgccggtcACTGCGGTCTCAAGGCCGTCCTCaactgcagcggcagaggaacCGGCGTCCTATCAAGAGACGGAGCGCTTCTGCACGTGGCGCAAGCACGTGCGGGACTTGTATCAGCATCTGTTCCACATCGACCTCGTCTGGGAGAGTCCTGTGGCGCAGTTAATGCCGTACGTGACGACAAAGAGTGGCCTCACTACGCACACGATATTGAGCGGTACACGCACAGGAGGCCAGGAGCAGAGTTACATCCAGCTCCTGTCTGCAACAGTCCCGCAAGACACGCAAGTCCTGGACGGCTCCGGTGCAGCCTACAGTGAAGCTACTGGTGAGGTTGGCGGGTACGGTATGGCGCCTCACGCCTGCGGCCTCAGTATTGAGAGACGCATTCTTCACGATGGGGACGTGCTGACAGCGCGCTACATGCCAGCAAACCCGCTGCTCATCGCCTCGTCCTCCAGCAACGGAAGCCTCTATGTGTTTGACTGGTCACGAGTCTCGCTGGGCCGCTTCCCGAATGAGCCCTCGCGGCCccgcgcgccgctgccgccaaaCGAACTCAGCAGTGGCGctacggaggaggagcggatTCAGTACCAAAAGAGGATGCGTGCCCTCAACGTTGTGGCGACTGAGCAGGACCGATGGGACCGTCGCACCGGTGAGGGCCAGCACGTGCTGACGCTGAagggcggcaacggcgcctcGGAGAACTTGGACTGGAGCACGAATGCGGAGGGTCAGGTGGTGTCTGGTTCCACAgggcgcgtctgtgtgtggcaTGTCGCGAACTTGTCAAAGGACGATAGCCGCCAGGTGGATCCGTCCAAAGTCTTCTTgctggaggacgaggaggcaaGCGTCACGCACGTCAACTTCTCCTGGACATCGCCGGACGCCTTTGTGGCGGCGTCCTCCACTGGCGCCGTGTATTTTAACGACGTGCGGATGCAGCATACCACGGAGGTCTTCTTCATTGAAAACGCCGCTAcctccctcgccctctccccactcGACGGGAGCGCGCTGCTTGTTGGCGACGCGCTGGGCAACGTCCTCTTCTTTGACCTGCGCCAAAGCAGCAAAGCAGTGCAGGTAGACCGCCTGCATAGCGGAGAGGTGACTGCCATTGAGTGGTGCCCACACTCACGCCACCTTTTCTCCTCCGGTGGCCATGACGGTGTTGTCTGTATTTACAATCAGACCCGACACAAGACGCTTTTCAAACACTGGGGCCACACCGATGTGATCATGGACCTGGGCTGGAACTGGCAGGAGGATGGTGCTGGTCAACTCGTGTCTACCGACAGCAACGCTATCATGCTCTGGAGACCGCGCGACTTCTTCTACTGTGCTTGA
- a CDS encoding ATP-dependent RNA helicase, putative (TriTrypDB/GeneDB-style sysID: LpmP.24.0240), translating to MSAGEVQAEWSELPLDTRVLEALKDLAWRKPTAVQSACVPLALKGKDISIQSHTGSGKTGAFVIPAVQRIITEREQCGSGRVLPSPRVLILVPSVELCEQTAEATEVIAKYVHPRLVIDNLTSGGDVTARRIQSAHIVISTAALLGKGCNQGTVTADTLKHVRFFVLDEADVVASMAERSLRTVQSLLPPNMQVILASATLTKGVAAVKGQLLRHPVNVVLTSEDVEELVPGDIKDSTASQQGPVVESRVTVRDPLKKTLHQYYLVATDECHSHTLLFGLYRMALITGKTLIFVNDDEQTYRLQNFLEQLGVATLAYDANLPVNVRFDTLRRFQSGAVSTLVCTDGTLEKAMQLQMSLEEPRPGGRASTGKLAASSRRRSRPTPACGGGLANDEAPSALHRGIDFTHVRNVILFDGVEATDPIALSRYTHRIGRAGRAGEEGVSIAIFTVPKARKYLRPLQEYCRGRGDAIQPFRQMQRAEVAKLQYRVDSVLGNITRTSTRKMRVASVAAELSRSSYLSNYLSQKDTDALQRVMQRSSKRVRVERNILEVPEYMHLPTADDVATYRKRVRASQTQSNRLRNATHKATADPLKAVVSKLRSSKRKT from the coding sequence aTGTCTGCAGGGGAAGTCCAGGCGGAGTGGTCAGAGCTGCCGCTTGACACACGGGTGCTCGAGGCCTTGAAAGACCTCGCGTGGAGGAAGCCGACTGCCGTCCAaagcgcgtgtgtgccactGGCCCTCAAAGGCAAAGACATCTCCATCCAGTCCCACACTGGCTCTGGTAAGACCGGCGCCTTCGTCATTCCAGCTGTGCAGCGCATCATCACGGAGCGGGAgcagtgcggcagtggcCGGGTGCTCCCCAGCCCACGCGTCCTCATTCTCGTTCCGTCGGTCGAGCTGTGCGAACAGACGGCTGAGGCAACGGAGGTGATAGCCAAGTATGTACATCCCCGGCTGGTCATCGACAACCTGACGTCTGGCGGTGACGTGACGGCAAGACGCATTCAGTCTGCCCACATAGTTATTTCAACAGCGGCCCTTCTGGGAAAGGGGTGCAACCAGGGCACTGTGACGGCTGACACCCTTAAGCACGTGCGCTTTTTCGTCCTCGACGAGGCCGACGTGGTGGCCTCGATGGCGGAGCGATCTCTGCGCACGGTGCAGTCCCTGCTGCCACCGAACATGCAGGTTATTCTAGCCTCCGCCACCCTAACCAAAGGTGTTGCTGCCGTTAAGGGCCAACTGCTGCGGCATCCGGTCAACGTGGTGCTGACATCGGAGGACGTGGAGGAGTTGGTGCCTGGCGATATTAAGGACAGCACGGCCTCGCAGCAGGGCCCGGTTGTCGAGTCCCGTGTTACAGTGAGAGATCCACTGAAGAAGACGCTGCACCAATACTACCTGGTGGCCACGGACGAATGCCACAGTCACACGCTTCTCTTTGGTCTCTATCGCATGGCCCTCATCACCGGCAAGACACTTATCTTTGTGAACGATGATGAGCAAACGTATCGCCTTCAGAATTTCCTGGAGCAGCTAGGCGTGGCAACGCTTGCCTACGACGCAAACCTCCCCGTCAACGTGCGCTTTGACACTCTACGTCGCTTCCAAAGTGGCGCGGTGTCCACGCTCGTGTGCACCGATGGCACATTGGAGAAAGCAATGCAGCTGCAGATGTCGTTGGAGGAGCCGCGGCCAGGTGGGAGGGCCTCAACCGGCAAGTTGGCGGCGTCATCGCGGCGTCGGTCGCGACCAACTCCtgcctgcggcggcggccttgCGAACGACGAGGCTCCCTCGGCGTTACACCGCGGCATTGACTTTACACACGTACGCAACGTAATTCTGTTTGACGGTGTGGAGGCGACTGACCCGATTGCCTTGTCTCGTTACACCCACCGCATCGGCCGTGCTGGCCGCgccggcgaggagggagtgtCCATTGCGATCTTCACCGTGCCGAAGGCCCGCAAGTACCTCCGCCCACTCCAGGAGTACTGCAGAGGGCGCGGCGATGCCATTCAGCCGTTTCGGCAGATGCAGCGAGCTGAGGTGGCTAAACTGCAGTACCGCGTGGACAGCGTGCTGGGCAACATCACGCGCACCTCGACGCGCAAGATGCGCGTTGCCTCCGTCGCCGCGGAGCTGAGTCGTAGCTCGTACCTGTCAAACTATCTGTCGCAGAAGGATACGGATGCCCTGCAGCGAGTCATGCAGCGGTCCTCAAAGAGGGTTAGGGTGGAGCGCAACATCCTCGAGGTGCCCGAGTACATGCATTTGCCGACCGCGGACGACGTAGCCACCTACCGGAAGCGTGTGCGAGCCAGTCAGACGCAGTCAAACCGTCTGCGCAACGCGACTCACAAGGCCACTGCGGACCCGCTGAAGGCAGTGGTGTCTAAGCTGCGCTCCTCCAAGCGCAAGACATAA